From one Magnolia sinica isolate HGM2019 chromosome 18, MsV1, whole genome shotgun sequence genomic stretch:
- the LOC131233379 gene encoding U-box domain-containing protein 44-like, with amino-acid sequence MALVELIPIGTFLALLTDQVIKTVQAARDLIQEESFKTLSEYLSNIIPVLEELQRRQLKDSNAARQALEYLEEDVKKANHLVEKCKNCSRFYLLLKCRHIVKEVQDVTRDIGRSLAALSLASTEILSDISDKVNILHNEMQKAEFQASQSQVRIVERLAKGLQEQKSDQNFANDMLEAIAEAVGVPVEPTEINKELESFRREKEEAAERKEQAEVLFLEQVIKLLSRADAANDQEEVKEQYYRRVQTIEKYKQDEYIPPLKSFMCPIEQTAVMVDPVSLCTGTTCERAAIESWIISGQRRDPETGQYLEDLTLRPNVCLRQSIEEWRELNYCLKIRSAKGKLLSESNLDNKEALMQLQELIRENKINKDWIGIEGIIFKIVSLLGSSHDKDVKRMVLITLKAIVDRHVRNKDRLVESGGVDRIVHCLGRDPSISKPAVDLLFDLLQDGSGWNAAILKRVTQQTSSILFLVMLLNGPVTESAEKAETILLKLCDDDDNNISRAANANWYKPLINRLCQGVELSRISMAEVLVKMELVDQNIKLLGEEGAIRPLVEMVSGSLESKKSAFAALSKLSNCRENKNLIASAGGVPLILEQMFSSHVPVPVPAIIRASCSEILEKLSDDGIEFLVDANGALLELERIITDLLAIQQNKALSPSIRKPSLRALLGIYKSEDGLREKAVAAANGVSVILTLLEDADPEIRKLAMNLLFRLAQYEPQGIADFLLVQQRLEAFMDFLKDESPGNIQTAAAGLLAYLPKSEVELTRNLIALGVLPVILNIMKSGTTEAKENALGALFRFTDPANVEMQRMVVEQGAYPLLVSFLRSGTVTAKARAAALIGNLSLSSPKLTAMPKTASFWCFRPSHVPVCEAHGGVCSVQISFCLLEANALPELVRLLQERVHVTALEALTALATLVQEDLPNRGSNVLHNAKAIGPILEVLNWGMPALKEEVLSLLEKVFVAREVGDFYCLMARIPLVALTTQSHEDGQLGRKAARVLALLEQYSRSMPLV; translated from the exons ATGGCATTGGTGGAACTCATACCAATCGGGACCTTTTTGGCTTTGCTCACAGATCAGGTGATCAAAACGGTTCAAGCGGCTAGAGATCTCATACAGGAGGAGAGCTTCAAGACCCTGTCAGAATACCTTTCCAACATCATACCCGTCTTAGAGGAATTGCAGCGCCGCCAGCTGAAAGACTCGAATGCTGCAAGGCAGGCATTAGAGTATCTTGAGGAAGATGTTAAGAAGGCCAATCATTTAGTTGAGAAGTGCAAAAATTGTTCCCGTTTCTACTTATTACTTAAGTGTCGGCATATAGTCAAAGAGGTGCAAGATGTTACAAGAGATATCGGAAGGTCTCTAGCTGCTTTATCCCTCGCAAGCACCGAAATCCTTTCTGATATATCAGATAAAGTGAACATATTACACAATGAAATGCAAAAGGCTGAGTTCCAAGCTTCCCAGTCGCAGGTTCGGATCGTAGAGAGGTTGGCTAAGGGTCTTCAAGAGCAAAAGAGTGATCAGAACTTTGCTAATGACATGTTAGAAGCAATTGCCGAAGCTGTAGGTGTGCCTGTCGAGCCAACTGAAATAAACAAAGAGCTTGAGAGCTttagaagggaaaaagaagaagctgCCGAACGCAAAGAACAGGCCGAAGTGCTCTTTCTAGAACAGGTTATTAAGCTGCTGTCTCGAGCGGATGCTGCTAATGACCAAGAAGAAGTTAAGGAGCAGTATTATCGCCGGGTTCAGACAATAGAGAAATATAAACAGGATGAGTACATCCCGCCACTCAAGTCGTTCATGTGTCCTATAGAGCAAACTGCCGTGATGGTCGACCCAGTCAGTCTTTGCACAGGTACTACATGCGAGAGAGCAGCTATTGAATCTTGGATCATCAGTGGACAGAGAAGAGACCCCGAGACAGGCCAGTACCTTGAGGATCTGACACTAAGGCCCAATGTTTGCTTGAGGCAGTCAATCGAAGAGTGGCGGGAACTCAACTACTGCCTTAAAATTAGATCCGCCAAGGGCAAGTTGCTGTCAGAATCCAACCTGGATAACAAAGAGGCTCTGATGCAGTTGCAGGAGCTTATCAGAGAGAACAAGATCAACAAGGATTGGATTGGCATCGAAGGAATCATCTTCAAGATCGTGTCACTTCTTGGGAGCTCACACGACAAAGATGTGAAAAGAATGGTTTTGATTACATTAAAGGCTATTGTTGATAGGCACGTTAGGAACAAG GATAGATTGGTTGAGTCTGGAGGAGTCGATCGCATAGTTCACTGCCTAGGACGTGATCCAAGTATATCGAAGCCTGCAGTTGACTTGCTCTTTGACCTTTTGCAAGATGGTTCTGGATGGAATGCAGCCATATTGAAGAGGGTGACTCAGCAAACTAGTTCTATTCTTTTCCTTGTCATGCTTCTGAATGGTCCAGTAACAGAATCAGCGGAGAAAGCAGAAACTATCTTATTGAAGCTttgtgatgatgatgacaataatATTTCTCGTGCGGCTAATGCCAATTGGTATAAGCCGCTTATCAATCGCCTTTGTCAAG GGGTGGAATTGTCAAGGATATCAATGGCGGAAGTCCTTGTGAAAATGGAGTTGGTTGACCAGAATATAAAGCTCCTTGGTGAGGAAGGAGCAATACGTCCATTGGTAGAAATGGTGTCAGGGAGTCTCGAATCTAAGAAGTCGGCATTCGCTGCTTTGTCAAAGTTGTCAAATTGCCGTGAAAATAAGAATCTAATAGCATCGGCAGGTGGGGTTCCTCTCATTCTAGAACAGATGTTCTCTTCCCatgtgcccgtgcccgtgcccgcgATCATTAGAGCAAGCTGCTCTGAAATCCTAGAAAAACTTTCAGATGATGGTATTGAATTTCTTGTTGATGCAAACGGTGCCCTTCTCGAGCTAGAGCGGATCATCACCGACTTGCTAGCCATTCAACAGAACAAAGCCTTGTCTCCTAGCATTCGGAAGCCCTCCTTACGTGCATTACTTGGCATTTATAAGTCTGAGGATGGGCTTCGGGAGAAGGCTGTTGCGGCTGCCAATGGTGTTTCTGTCATCCTTACCCTCCTAGAGGATGCTGACCCAGAAATTCGGAAACTCGCCATGAATCTGCTCTTCCGTTTGGCCCAATACGAACCACAAGGAATTGCAGACTTCCTTCTTGTGCAGCAGAGGCTCGAAGCTTTCATGGATTTTCTCAAGGATGAAAGCCCAGGCAACATACAGACGGCAGCTGCAGGTCTATTAGCTTATCTTCCGAAATCTGAAGTTGAACTAACCAGGAACTTGATTGCATTAGGAGTGCTGCCAGTGATTTTGAACATCATGAAATCTGGAACGACAGAAGCAAAGGAAAACGCACTTGGTGCGCTATTCAGGTTCACGGATCCAGCTAATGTTGAGATGCAACGGATGGTGGTTGAACAGGGGGCTTACCCATTGCTTGTCAGCTTTCTCAGGTCAGGGACTGTAACTGCAAAGGCAAGAGCAGCGGCCTTGATAGGCAACTTGTCTTTGAGCAGTCCTAAGCTTACAGCCATGCCCAAAACAGCCAGCTTCTGGTGTTTTAGGCCGTCCCACGTGCCTGTTTGTGAGGCCCATGGAGGTGTATGCAGTGTGCAGATTAGTTTTTGTCTGTTAGAGGCGAATGCTTTGCCAGAGCTGGTGAGACTCTTGCAAGAGCGTGTTCATGTGACTGCTCTTGAAGCACTTACAGCATTGGCAACGTTGGTTCAAGAAGATTTGCCTAACAGAGGGTCGAATGTGCTGCACAATGCAAAAGCCATTGGCCCGATTTTGGAGGTTTTGAATTGGGGGATGCCCGCTTTGAAAGAAGAGGTTCTGTCCCTCCTGGAGAAGGTGTTTGTGGCCAGGGAAGTGGGAGATTTCTATTGCTTGATGGCTAGGATTCCTCTTGT